The following proteins are encoded in a genomic region of Stutzerimonas balearica DSM 6083:
- a CDS encoding CHAD domain-containing protein translates to MAYRINPRRKASRQVRKAALDRISAALQALALPAERRAEGVHQARKRFKELRALLRLVREPLGKSFTRFNLAVRDLGRALAESRDAAAMLESWDALAKEHHATFATESFRQVRHRLEGRAKASAGQADDWAAHLAEVQAQLQALAGEIERWSLEGKGFALLQPGLARTYRDGRRDLALARREPSDERLHEWRKRVKDQWYHSQLLTPLWPDAFDFRSGQLKRLSDALGDDHDLAMMLALLQADPELFGSAATRERLLRLIDKRRAALQAEAFTLGARLYAEKPGALTQRWQRYWRIARAG, encoded by the coding sequence ATGGCCTACCGTATCAACCCCAGACGCAAGGCATCGCGTCAGGTCCGCAAGGCGGCGCTCGACCGTATCAGTGCGGCCTTGCAGGCCCTGGCGCTGCCGGCCGAGCGGCGTGCCGAGGGCGTGCACCAGGCGCGCAAGCGCTTCAAGGAATTGCGCGCACTGCTGCGCCTGGTGCGCGAACCGCTGGGCAAGTCGTTCACCCGGTTCAACCTGGCGGTGCGCGATCTCGGCCGTGCCTTGGCCGAGTCGCGCGATGCGGCGGCCATGCTGGAGAGCTGGGACGCCCTGGCCAAGGAGCATCATGCGACCTTTGCCACCGAATCCTTCCGCCAGGTGCGCCACCGCCTCGAGGGCCGTGCGAAGGCGTCAGCCGGGCAGGCGGATGACTGGGCCGCGCACCTGGCTGAGGTGCAGGCGCAGTTGCAGGCACTGGCCGGCGAGATCGAGCGCTGGTCGCTGGAAGGCAAGGGGTTTGCGTTGCTGCAGCCGGGCCTCGCCCGTACCTATCGCGACGGCCGGCGCGACCTGGCGCTGGCGCGTCGCGAGCCAAGCGACGAGCGCCTTCACGAGTGGCGCAAGCGGGTCAAGGATCAGTGGTATCACAGCCAGTTGCTGACGCCGCTCTGGCCAGACGCCTTCGACTTTCGCAGCGGCCAGCTCAAGCGCCTGTCCGATGCGCTGGGCGACGACCACGACCTGGCGATGATGCTGGCGTTGCTGCAGGCCGATCCCGAGCTGTTCGGCTCGGCAGCGACGCGCGAGCGCCTGCTGCGCCTGATCGACAAGCGCCGGGCGGCGCTGCAGGCCGAGGCATTCACCCTCGGTGCGCGACTCTACGCGGAAAAGCCCGGCGCGCTCACCCAGCGCTGGCAGCGCTACTGGCGGATCGCGCGGGCCGGGTAG
- a CDS encoding Hsp70 family protein has translation MQPAVPARACGIDFGTSNSTVGWWRPGQDPLIALEGEEPTLPSVVFFNLEERRPVYGRQALAEYLEGYEGRLMRSLKSLLGSKLLKSETTVLGSAMPFRDILGLFLGTLKTRAETVAGRSFEQVVLGRPVFFVDDDPQADREATEMLEAAARKLGFSEVSFQFEPIAAAFDYESRISREERVLIVDIGGGTSDFSLVRLSPERRVLDDRQADILATGGVHIGGTDFDKQLSLAGVMPLFGYGSRMKSDAPMPTSTHLNLATWHTINAVYAPASQRALQSMRYDIVDPTGIDRLFSLIEQRAGHWLAMQVEQGKIELTEAERHVIDFARIEPQLQAELRRDDFDTAIEPLLERIGRSIDELLLAAGLARDGVDTVFFTGGSSAVPALRRCVASRLPGARQVEGNRFGSIGSGLAIEAHKRYG, from the coding sequence ATGCAGCCAGCAGTACCCGCCCGCGCCTGTGGCATCGACTTCGGCACCTCCAACTCCACCGTCGGCTGGTGGCGCCCCGGGCAGGACCCGCTGATCGCCCTCGAGGGCGAGGAGCCAACCCTGCCCTCGGTAGTGTTCTTCAACCTGGAAGAGCGCCGCCCGGTCTATGGCCGCCAGGCGCTGGCCGAATACCTCGAAGGCTACGAAGGTCGCCTGATGCGCTCGCTCAAGAGCCTGCTGGGCTCCAAGTTGCTCAAGAGCGAGACCACCGTGCTCGGCAGCGCCATGCCGTTCCGCGACATCCTCGGGCTGTTCCTCGGCACGCTGAAGACACGCGCCGAGACCGTCGCCGGGCGTTCGTTCGAGCAGGTGGTGCTGGGCCGCCCGGTATTCTTCGTCGACGACGATCCGCAGGCTGACCGCGAGGCGACCGAGATGCTCGAGGCCGCCGCCCGCAAGCTCGGCTTCAGTGAGGTTTCCTTCCAGTTCGAGCCCATTGCCGCGGCCTTTGACTACGAATCACGCATCAGCCGCGAGGAGCGCGTGCTGATCGTCGACATCGGCGGCGGTACCTCGGACTTCTCGCTGGTGCGCCTGTCGCCCGAGCGCCGCGTGCTGGACGACCGTCAGGCCGACATCCTCGCCACCGGCGGCGTGCACATCGGCGGCACCGACTTCGACAAGCAGCTCAGCCTGGCCGGCGTGATGCCGCTGTTCGGCTACGGCAGCCGGATGAAGAGCGACGCGCCGATGCCCACCAGCACGCACCTCAACCTCGCCACCTGGCACACCATCAATGCGGTCTATGCCCCGGCTTCGCAGCGTGCGCTGCAGAGCATGCGCTACGACATCGTCGACCCCACCGGCATCGATCGCCTGTTCAGCCTGATCGAGCAGCGCGCCGGGCACTGGCTGGCGATGCAGGTCGAGCAGGGCAAGATCGAGCTGACCGAAGCCGAGCGGCATGTCATCGACTTCGCCCGCATCGAACCGCAGCTGCAGGCCGAACTCCGCCGGGATGACTTCGATACGGCGATCGAACCGCTGCTCGAGCGCATCGGTCGCAGTATCGACGAGTTGCTGCTGGCGGCGGGTCTTGCGCGGGACGGGGTCGACACCGTGTTCTTCACCGGCGGCTCGAGTGCGGTACCGGCACTGCGACGCTGCGTCGCGAGCCGCCTGCCCGGAGCCCGCCAGGTCGAGGGCAACCGCTTTGGCAGTATCGGCAGCGGTTTGGCGATCGAGGCGCACAAGCGCTACGGTTAA
- a CDS encoding spinster family MFS transporter: protein MQPSTQAANAWRVLFLLFLANLFNFFDRTIPAIITEPIRLEWNLNDFQLGLIGTAFTIIYAIAGVPLGRMADSGSRRKIMGWGLTVWSGLTAVNGLAWNFWSFLLIRMGIGVGEASYAPAANSLIGDLFPAHKRARAMGIFMLGLPLGLLLAFFTIGLMVEAFGSWRAPFFIAAVPGLVLALFLFFIREPERGAAESVKVAQTPVENPVRKVLAIPTFWWLVLAGLAFNFATYACNAFMVPLLMRYFGAPLVQASVATGVIVGLTGLIGLTFGGWVADRIHARFERGRLLFAAASMVVATLATGYALLAGRVELGVFVAVFSVGWLFSYNFYTCVYTAIQDVVEPRLRATAMALFFAGLYLLGGGMGTVVVGLLSDHFAEAAMLAAGAGAMSEAFRAIGLHDAMYLIPATLLMTMVFLLMASRSFSRDAARMTAGMAAREAEATGQAVPA, encoded by the coding sequence ATGCAGCCTTCGACCCAAGCCGCGAACGCCTGGCGCGTCCTGTTCCTGCTGTTTCTCGCCAACCTGTTCAACTTCTTCGATCGCACCATTCCGGCGATCATCACCGAGCCGATCCGCCTGGAGTGGAACCTCAACGACTTCCAGCTCGGCCTGATCGGCACCGCGTTCACCATCATCTATGCAATCGCCGGCGTCCCCCTGGGACGCATGGCCGACAGCGGTTCGCGGCGCAAGATCATGGGCTGGGGCCTTACGGTGTGGAGCGGGCTGACGGCGGTCAATGGGCTGGCCTGGAATTTCTGGAGTTTCCTCCTGATCCGCATGGGCATCGGCGTCGGCGAGGCCAGTTACGCGCCGGCAGCCAACTCGCTGATCGGCGACCTGTTTCCGGCGCACAAGCGCGCCCGTGCCATGGGCATCTTCATGCTCGGGCTGCCGCTGGGGCTGCTGCTGGCCTTCTTCACCATCGGCTTGATGGTCGAAGCCTTTGGCAGCTGGCGCGCACCGTTCTTCATCGCGGCGGTGCCCGGGCTGGTACTGGCGCTGTTCCTGTTCTTCATCCGCGAACCCGAGCGTGGCGCGGCGGAAAGCGTGAAGGTGGCGCAGACGCCGGTGGAAAACCCGGTGCGCAAGGTCCTGGCGATCCCCACGTTCTGGTGGCTGGTGCTCGCCGGGCTGGCGTTCAACTTCGCCACCTATGCCTGCAACGCCTTCATGGTGCCGCTGCTGATGCGCTATTTCGGCGCGCCGCTGGTGCAGGCCTCGGTGGCTACCGGGGTGATCGTCGGGCTCACCGGGCTGATCGGCCTGACCTTTGGCGGCTGGGTGGCCGATCGCATCCACGCGCGCTTCGAGCGTGGCCGTCTGCTGTTCGCCGCGGCGAGCATGGTCGTCGCGACGCTGGCCACCGGCTATGCGCTGTTGGCCGGGCGCGTCGAACTCGGCGTCTTCGTCGCGGTGTTCAGCGTGGGTTGGTTGTTCTCGTACAACTTCTATACCTGCGTCTATACGGCGATTCAGGACGTGGTAGAGCCGCGCCTGCGGGCCACGGCCATGGCGCTGTTCTTTGCCGGGCTGTACCTGCTCGGTGGCGGCATGGGCACGGTGGTGGTGGGGTTGCTGTCCGACCATTTCGCCGAGGCGGCGATGCTGGCCGCCGGGGCCGGCGCGATGAGCGAGGCATTCCGCGCCATTGGTCTGCACGATGCGATGTATCTGATTCCGGCGACGCTGCTGATGACCATGGTCTTTCTGCTCATGGCCTCGCGCAGCTTCAGCCGCGACGCGGCGCGGATGACCGCCGGCATGGCCGCGCGCGAGGCCGAGGCCACCGGCCAGGCTGTGCCCGCCTGA
- a CDS encoding hydroxypyruvate isomerase family protein: MKIAANLSLLFTELPLAERVLAARVAGFDGVEIQFPYELPAVLLKGLLDRADLPLILINLPAGDLMSGGPGLAAVPERQEAFDQALQAAATYAAMVRPAFINVLPGRLAEGVEREAALATLERNLWKTAEAFDILGIGVLCEAINPLDMPGFLINTADELVELLERVDHPNCQAQLDFYHMARQGLDLPTCIARLAGRLGHVQFADCPGRGAPGSGTLDFVAAREALVSSGYQGWLGAEYRPGEAGTEASLGWLEQWRSR, encoded by the coding sequence ATGAAGATCGCAGCCAACCTGTCGCTGTTGTTCACCGAACTGCCGCTGGCCGAGCGTGTGCTGGCCGCCCGGGTCGCCGGCTTCGACGGCGTGGAAATCCAGTTCCCCTATGAGCTGCCGGCCGTGCTGCTCAAGGGCCTGCTCGACCGCGCCGACCTGCCGCTGATCCTGATCAATCTGCCGGCCGGCGACCTGATGAGCGGCGGCCCGGGCCTGGCCGCAGTGCCGGAGCGCCAGGAAGCCTTCGACCAGGCGCTGCAGGCGGCGGCCACCTATGCGGCGATGGTCCGCCCGGCCTTCATCAACGTGCTGCCGGGCCGGCTGGCCGAGGGCGTCGAGCGCGAGGCGGCGTTGGCGACGCTCGAACGCAACCTGTGGAAGACCGCCGAGGCGTTCGACATTCTCGGCATCGGTGTGCTCTGCGAGGCGATCAACCCGCTGGATATGCCGGGCTTTCTGATCAACACCGCCGACGAGCTGGTCGAGCTGCTCGAGCGGGTCGATCATCCCAATTGCCAGGCGCAGCTCGACTTCTATCACATGGCGCGCCAGGGGCTCGATCTGCCGACCTGCATCGCGCGGCTGGCCGGGCGCCTGGGCCACGTGCAGTTCGCCGATTGCCCCGGGCGCGGCGCGCCGGGTAGCGGCACGCTGGACTTCGTCGCTGCCCGCGAAGCACTGGTGAGCAGCGGCTATCAGGGCTGGCTGGGCGCCGAATATCGACCCGGCGAAGCCGGCACCGAGGCGAGCCTCGGCTGGCTCGAGCAATGGCGCAGTCGCTGA
- a CDS encoding NAD(P)-dependent oxidoreductase produces MSELPTLGFAGIGLMGLPMCRRLLAAGYRLKVWNRTPDKCAPLVELGAERVDTPAELCANTDIVLLCLADTQVVRDVVFGPRGIAEGARKGQLLVDHSSLEPAATRDMAAELAFRCGTHWVDAPVSGGTAGAEAGSLAIMAGGRAEDIERVRPVLMHLGQRLTHMGDVGAGQVSKVCNQMIVACNALVIAEVVALAERAGVDAGLLAPALAGGFADSKPLQILAPQMAASAFEPVKWHVRTLLKDLDTAVKLSREQGSSTPMSGLAAQLMRLHGSQGNLARDPATLVELFREAQA; encoded by the coding sequence ATGTCCGAGCTGCCAACCCTGGGCTTTGCCGGTATCGGCCTGATGGGCCTGCCGATGTGTCGCCGTCTGCTGGCGGCGGGCTATCGGCTGAAGGTCTGGAACCGCACGCCGGACAAGTGCGCACCGCTGGTCGAACTGGGTGCCGAGCGCGTCGATACGCCGGCCGAACTCTGTGCCAACACCGACATCGTGCTGCTGTGCCTGGCTGATACCCAGGTGGTGCGCGACGTGGTGTTCGGCCCGCGGGGCATCGCCGAGGGCGCGCGCAAGGGCCAGCTGCTGGTCGACCATTCCAGCCTGGAGCCGGCCGCCACCCGCGACATGGCCGCCGAGCTGGCGTTTCGCTGTGGCACCCATTGGGTCGATGCCCCGGTATCCGGCGGGACGGCCGGGGCCGAGGCGGGCAGTCTGGCGATCATGGCCGGCGGGCGTGCCGAGGATATCGAGCGGGTACGTCCGGTGCTGATGCACCTGGGCCAGCGGCTGACGCACATGGGCGATGTCGGTGCCGGGCAGGTGAGCAAGGTGTGCAACCAGATGATCGTTGCCTGCAATGCGCTGGTGATCGCCGAGGTCGTGGCGCTGGCCGAGCGCGCCGGGGTCGATGCCGGCCTGCTGGCACCGGCGCTGGCCGGCGGCTTTGCCGATTCGAAGCCGCTGCAGATCCTCGCCCCGCAGATGGCGGCGAGCGCGTTCGAACCGGTGAAGTGGCACGTGCGCACGCTGCTCAAGGACCTGGACACCGCCGTCAAGCTGTCGCGCGAGCAGGGCTCGTCGACACCGATGAGTGGGTTGGCCGCGCAACTGATGCGCCTGCACGGCAGCCAGGGCAATCTTGCGCGCGACCCGGCGACGCTGGTCGAACTGTTCCGGGAGGCCCAGGCATGA
- a CDS encoding diacylglycerol kinase, with amino-acid sequence MKGLPFGRRFGFALQGLRQAVRGERSLRSHLLAAAAVLLLLLLTRPAAIWWAVLSLAVGLVLVAELLNSALEGLLDHLHPARHPAVGAVKDIAAGAVLVASLVALLVGVAFLGSLL; translated from the coding sequence ATGAAAGGACTTCCCTTCGGCAGGCGTTTCGGCTTCGCCCTGCAGGGCCTGCGGCAGGCCGTGCGCGGCGAGCGCAGCCTGCGCAGTCACCTGTTGGCGGCGGCTGCCGTGCTTTTGCTGCTGTTGCTCACGCGGCCCGCGGCGATCTGGTGGGCCGTGCTGTCGCTGGCCGTTGGCCTGGTACTGGTGGCCGAGTTGCTCAACAGTGCGCTCGAAGGGTTGCTCGACCACCTGCATCCGGCGCGCCACCCGGCGGTCGGCGCGGTGAAGGATATCGCCGCCGGTGCGGTGCTGGTCGCCAGCCTCGTCGCGCTGCTGGTCGGCGTGGCCTTTCTCGGCTCGCTCCTGTAA
- a CDS encoding putative selenate ABC transporter substrate-binding protein, translated as MLKRTLAAVAGLALSLSVTAIHAAETLRVSAIPDEAPTELIRKFKPLGEYLEKELGMPVKFTPVSDYAAVVEALASDRLDMAWLGGFTFVQARLKTGNAIPLVQREQDEQFTSKFITADPEVKTLKDLEGKTFAFGSVSSTSGSLMPRYFMLKDGIEPEKFFKRIAYSGAHDATAAWVQAGKADGGVLNASVWDKLVAAGKVDTSKVRVIGTTPTYYDYNWTVRGTLDPALTEKIKAAFLALDPANPEHKAILDLQAASRFIETKPENYEGIEEAARAAGLLK; from the coding sequence ATGCTCAAGCGCACCCTGGCAGCCGTCGCCGGCCTTGCCCTGTCCCTGTCCGTCACCGCCATCCATGCTGCCGAAACCCTGCGGGTTTCCGCGATTCCCGACGAAGCCCCCACCGAACTGATCCGCAAGTTCAAGCCACTGGGTGAATACCTCGAAAAAGAGCTGGGCATGCCGGTGAAGTTCACCCCGGTCTCCGACTATGCCGCGGTCGTCGAGGCGCTGGCTTCGGATCGGCTGGACATGGCCTGGCTCGGTGGTTTCACCTTCGTCCAGGCGCGCCTGAAGACCGGCAATGCCATCCCGCTGGTCCAGCGCGAGCAGGACGAGCAGTTCACCAGCAAGTTCATCACTGCCGACCCCGAGGTGAAAACGCTCAAGGACCTGGAAGGCAAGACCTTTGCGTTCGGCTCGGTCTCCTCGACGTCTGGCAGCCTGATGCCGCGCTACTTCATGCTCAAGGACGGTATCGAGCCGGAGAAATTCTTCAAGCGCATCGCCTACTCTGGCGCGCATGACGCCACTGCAGCCTGGGTACAGGCCGGCAAGGCCGACGGTGGCGTGCTCAACGCCTCGGTGTGGGACAAGCTGGTCGCCGCTGGCAAGGTCGATACCAGCAAGGTCCGCGTAATCGGCACCACCCCGACCTACTACGACTACAACTGGACGGTGCGCGGCACCCTCGACCCGGCGCTGACCGAAAAGATCAAGGCAGCCTTCCTCGCCCTCGACCCGGCCAACCCGGAGCACAAGGCGATTCTCGACCTGCAGGCCGCCTCGCGCTTCATCGAGACCAAGCCGGAAAACTACGAAGGCATCGAGGAGGCTGCGCGCGCGGCCGGCCTGCTGAAGTGA
- a CDS encoding phosphonate ABC transporter ATP-binding protein has translation MTLRLSGVAYRHANGQAALHDLDLQVTQGERIAIIGPSGAGKTTLLRLLASHLRPAAGQVEVLGQAPWQLSTRARQQLRSRIGLIHQAPPLPPRQRVVTAVLAGRLGQWSLPRSLLSLVYPLDPQGARQALARLDLQDKLFQRCDQLSGGQLQRVGIARVLYQAPELILADEPVSAMDPVLAAHSLELLTQEAQARQATLLASLHAVELALAHFPRVIGVRDGRIAFDKAAEAVSAAELEALYANEQLSPRPPSVAPVGQSVHIPRC, from the coding sequence GTGACATTGCGCCTGTCCGGCGTGGCCTATCGCCACGCCAACGGCCAGGCGGCCCTGCACGACCTCGACCTGCAGGTCACCCAGGGCGAACGAATCGCCATCATCGGCCCCTCGGGCGCCGGCAAGACCACGCTGTTGCGCCTGCTGGCCAGCCATCTGCGCCCTGCAGCCGGGCAGGTCGAAGTGCTCGGCCAGGCGCCCTGGCAGCTGTCGACCAGGGCGCGGCAGCAATTGCGCAGCCGCATCGGCCTGATCCACCAGGCGCCGCCGCTGCCACCCCGCCAGCGTGTGGTCACTGCCGTACTGGCCGGCCGGCTTGGCCAGTGGTCCCTGCCGCGCAGCCTGCTGAGCCTCGTCTACCCGCTGGACCCGCAGGGTGCACGCCAGGCCCTGGCGCGCCTGGACTTGCAGGACAAGCTGTTCCAGCGCTGCGACCAGCTTTCCGGCGGCCAGCTGCAGCGCGTGGGCATCGCCCGGGTGCTGTACCAGGCGCCGGAGCTGATCCTCGCCGACGAGCCGGTTTCGGCGATGGACCCGGTGCTGGCGGCCCACTCGCTGGAGCTGCTCACGCAGGAAGCGCAGGCGCGCCAGGCGACGCTGCTGGCCAGCCTGCACGCCGTGGAGCTGGCCCTGGCGCACTTTCCACGCGTGATCGGCGTGCGTGACGGGCGCATCGCCTTCGACAAGGCCGCCGAGGCGGTCAGTGCAGCCGAGCTCGAAGCGCTCTACGCCAACGAGCAGCTCTCGCCCCGGCCGCCGAGCGTGGCGCCCGTTGGCCAGAGCGTGCATATCCCGCGATGCTGA
- a CDS encoding PhnE/PtxC family ABC transporter permease, which yields MLTAAAPPRDPAALPRLLLTLVVLALLWPGIRLSELDLGVLFDGSNAETMGGFLSAFWPPEHGSEFLALLLQATLETLAIATAGMSLALLIALPAALVATRALSLSALIHGGRPHWWASALRWPVRVLLIVLRSVPEIVWALLFVRAVGLGPTAGVLAIAITYAGMLGKVYAEIFESVDAGPARALLGAGSSRLQAFAYGVLPQAAGEMLSYSVYRWECAVRASVVMGFVGAGGLGQQMDLSMRMFAGGEVASMLLTFLLLVLLADVLSRLLRGRYA from the coding sequence ATGCTGACAGCCGCTGCCCCGCCCCGCGACCCGGCGGCGCTGCCGCGCCTGCTGCTGACGCTCGTCGTGCTCGCGCTGCTGTGGCCAGGCATCCGGCTGAGCGAGCTGGACCTTGGCGTGCTCTTCGACGGCAGCAACGCCGAAACCATGGGTGGCTTCCTCTCGGCCTTCTGGCCGCCGGAGCATGGTTCCGAGTTTCTTGCCCTGCTGCTGCAGGCCACACTGGAAACCCTGGCGATCGCCACCGCTGGCATGAGCCTGGCCCTGCTGATCGCGCTGCCGGCGGCACTGGTCGCCACCCGAGCCTTGTCGCTGTCGGCGCTGATCCATGGCGGACGGCCGCATTGGTGGGCCTCCGCGCTGCGCTGGCCGGTGCGCGTGCTGCTGATCGTCCTGCGTAGCGTGCCGGAAATCGTCTGGGCCCTGCTCTTCGTCCGCGCGGTGGGCCTCGGGCCAACGGCCGGCGTGCTGGCCATCGCCATCACCTATGCGGGAATGCTGGGCAAGGTCTACGCAGAGATTTTCGAGTCGGTCGATGCCGGCCCGGCCCGCGCGCTGCTCGGCGCAGGCAGTTCGCGCCTGCAGGCCTTTGCCTACGGTGTCCTGCCACAGGCGGCCGGCGAGATGCTCTCCTACTCGGTGTACCGCTGGGAGTGCGCCGTGCGTGCCTCGGTGGTCATGGGCTTCGTCGGCGCCGGCGGGCTGGGCCAGCAGATGGATTTGTCGATGCGCATGTTCGCCGGCGGAGAAGTGGCGAGCATGCTGCTGACCTTTCTGCTCCTCGTGCTGCTGGCCGACGTGCTCAGCCGCCTGTTGCGGGGGCGCTACGCATGA
- the phnE gene encoding phosphonate ABC transporter, permease protein PhnE, which translates to MNRLSRLLLPLGLLAAVVAAFAFLQLDAGALLSRDGLGAMGEYAARFLQPDFSAPHLRAIGFAALETLAMSAIGTLLAALLGLALALPAAGRFGLPAQAGARLLLNALRAIPELVWAALMVLAAGLGPNAGTLALALHTTGVLGRLFAEALENTPAAPTEALRLAGSDRIAAFCYGTLPSLWPQLVAYSLYRWENNIRMASVLGFVGAGGLGQMLYMSLSLFQEAQASTVILAMLMMVLVVDATSGWMRMRWVRG; encoded by the coding sequence ATGAACCGACTGTCGCGCCTGCTGCTGCCGCTCGGCCTGCTTGCCGCCGTGGTTGCCGCCTTTGCCTTCCTGCAACTGGACGCCGGTGCCCTGCTCAGCCGCGACGGGCTGGGCGCGATGGGCGAATACGCTGCACGTTTCCTGCAACCGGATTTCTCCGCGCCACACCTGCGTGCCATCGGCTTCGCCGCGCTGGAAACCCTGGCGATGTCGGCCATCGGCACACTGCTCGCGGCCCTGCTGGGGCTGGCCCTGGCACTGCCAGCCGCGGGGCGCTTCGGCCTGCCCGCCCAGGCCGGCGCCCGCCTGCTGCTCAATGCGCTACGGGCGATTCCGGAGCTGGTCTGGGCCGCGCTGATGGTACTGGCCGCCGGGCTAGGACCGAACGCGGGGACGCTGGCGCTGGCGCTGCACACCACCGGCGTGCTCGGGCGTCTATTCGCCGAGGCGCTGGAAAATACCCCGGCGGCGCCGACCGAGGCGCTGCGCCTGGCCGGTAGCGACCGCATCGCAGCGTTCTGCTACGGCACGCTGCCGTCTCTCTGGCCGCAATTGGTGGCCTACTCGCTGTACCGCTGGGAAAACAATATCCGCATGGCCAGCGTGCTGGGCTTCGTCGGCGCCGGCGGCCTGGGGCAGATGCTCTACATGAGCCTCAGCCTGTTCCAGGAAGCCCAGGCCTCGACCGTCATCCTCGCGATGCTGATGATGGTCCTGGTCGTCGATGCCACCAGTGGCTGGATGCGCATGCGCTGGGTCCGCGGCTGA
- a CDS encoding F0F1 ATP synthase subunit gamma codes for MSGRLGEVARHLETTRELGLVIGAMRAIASARSREAQRSLAAVRDYAQTLGIAIGEAMALPREPADELPTARQPRQVVLAICAEQGFVGGFDARLLETLAGSLDADTELWLLGERGQVAAPEHRLVPTWSASMAVHLDDVPELATTLLERIYAGLDERPLHFSLLHAQPGEAGPPTLLSRRLLPFDYGRFPQAGRGSAPCTHLSSAALVAGLADEYLFAELCEALVLAYAAENEARMQAMISAEGHLQERRESLLGEYRRLRQDEITEEIIELTPRSPAGGG; via the coding sequence ATGAGCGGTCGGCTGGGTGAGGTTGCGCGCCACCTCGAGACCACCCGCGAACTCGGGCTGGTGATTGGCGCCATGCGCGCGATCGCTTCGGCGCGCTCGCGCGAGGCGCAGCGCTCGCTGGCGGCGGTACGCGACTACGCGCAGACGCTCGGAATCGCCATCGGTGAGGCGATGGCCTTGCCGCGCGAGCCGGCGGACGAGCTGCCCACGGCAAGGCAGCCGCGGCAGGTGGTCCTGGCGATCTGTGCCGAGCAGGGCTTCGTCGGCGGCTTCGATGCGAGGTTGCTGGAAACCCTGGCCGGTAGCCTGGACGCGGATACCGAGCTCTGGTTGCTGGGCGAGCGCGGGCAGGTCGCAGCGCCCGAGCACCGGCTGGTACCGACGTGGAGCGCGTCCATGGCGGTGCATCTGGACGATGTGCCGGAGCTCGCCACAACTTTGCTCGAGCGCATCTACGCCGGGCTCGATGAGCGGCCGCTGCATTTCAGTCTGCTGCATGCCCAGCCAGGTGAAGCCGGGCCGCCAACCCTGCTGTCACGACGTCTGCTGCCGTTCGACTATGGCCGCTTCCCCCAGGCCGGCCGCGGGTCCGCGCCCTGCACGCACCTGTCGTCGGCGGCGCTGGTGGCCGGTCTGGCTGACGAGTACCTGTTCGCTGAACTGTGCGAAGCGTTGGTGTTGGCCTATGCCGCGGAAAACGAAGCGCGGATGCAGGCGATGATTTCGGCCGAGGGGCATCTGCAGGAGCGCCGCGAGTCTCTGCTCGGCGAATACCGGCGCCTGCGCCAGGACGAGATCACCGAGGAAATCATCGAGCTCACGCCGCGTAGCCCGGCGGGCGGCGGCTGA